CCGTGTATATGTTGATGGCCTGCGTTATCAGCTACCTGTTCTCCGGGCACTCCGGCATCTATACCTCCCAACAAATCGGCATATCCAAACACCCGCTTCTCTCGTTTCCGCTGGGCACAACGCTTGCGGGTGCAAAAACGTTAAATAAACAGAAGCACAAACAAAAGACGTCCAAGTAATCGGACGTCTTTTGCCTTTACACCGAGCTTTTGCGAATCGAACGGTAACTAAATAGAGCAAGGATGAGCGTGATCGGAATGAACCACAGCGACAATTCAAAAGCAGTGTTTTTCACAACCCAGTCAATCACATGTCCCCACCGGCCATATTGGGTAATCAGTACGCTGAGCCCCGATAATAGAATGAAATAGGCCGCAAGCATGACAAAGGTTTTAATACCACGATGCCGAAGATAGAAAACACCGATTCCCATCCCGATAAAGGCAAATGAAACAAGTACTATGAAATAGATCATAAATTGTTCTAGCAACGTGCCGTCATTTAAATACGGCAGTTTAAAGAAAGATACCCGATTTCCCCAAGAACCCGTTGACCGTTCAACTTCAGCTAATATCAATAAAATGATTGACGTAAAGATGCTGTACGAAACCAACATAAGAACAGATCCTGCAAAGAAGTCCGTTCTTCGAATACTGAACCCTAGGGCGAATGGAAACAGCTGCAGCACCGAAACCAAAGCCCCGACAAAGACATAGATAAAAATCGTAGCCAAGCCACCGGCATAGAATGAATCTCCATTAACCATTAGGCTGATAAAATAGTTAGTCAGAAAACTGAATGCCGTGATTGCCCAAGGCAAGTAAATCCAGGATAATTTCTGTTTCGTATAAATACGCAGTACGCCAGGAATTCCGTTCATAGTTGGCCCCCCACCTTTTCACGCTTAGTCAGATATACGATTAACTGCTGAAGGGAGACGGGGGCTGTTTCCAAACCCAATTCTTCCGCCTCTTTTTTTAACTTCGTTGATGCGCTTCCCATTAACGTAACGGACAACATGGAAGCGAAAGACTCCCGATGGATCACTTCCTGCCCCTGGATGAACGATTCGACCATCCCGGAGGGACCGACGATCGTATAAGCGCGTCCCCGCAAATCATCCGTGGCGTCGTCCAGCAATATTTTCCCGCCATCAATGACAATGATATGCTCCAGCAGTCTGCTAACCTCGTCGATCAAATGAGTGGACAGAATTATCGTACGCGGATGATCGGTGTAATCCTCGATCAATTGATCATAGAACAGCTCTCTGGCCACGGCATCCAGACCCAGATAAGGCTCATCAAAGATCGTAATGGGTGCGCGGCTGGCGAGTCCGACAATGATGCCAACCGACGATAGCATACCGCGGGACAATCTTTTCACGAGTCGCTTCATGGGCAATCGAAATACCTCGATCAGTTCCTTGGCATATTCCGCATCCCAGTTTGGATATACGCTCGCTGCAGTTTCCATCACATCCCTGACCGTGAACAGATCCGGATACTTCTGGCCTTCCTTAATAAAGCATACCTGCTGGATGACCTTTAGATTTTCATAAGGATGCTCACCAAATACGCGGATCTCACCCTGGGTTGCGAATAGTTGCGCTGTGATCATCTGCATGATGGTCGTTTTGCCGGCTCCGTTCCTTCCCAGCAATCCGTAGATCTTGTTGGCTTCTACCGTAAAGCTCACATTATCGACGGCCATAGTATCCTTATATTTCTTACTCAAATTCTTGACTTCAATCACGGTTTGGCTCATCAGTCTTGCTCCCCTCTGCGGATCATTTCCGATAATTGATCTTTGGTAATCCCAAGCTTCGCCGCTTCCTTAACCATGGCGACAACGTACTGCTCATAAAACTCCGTCTTGCGCTTCTCCATCAGCAATTCACGAGCCCCTGAGGCTACAAACATGCCAATCCCCCGTTTCTTGTACAAAATCCCTTGATCCACCAGCAGATTAACGCCTTTGGCAGCCGTTGCCGGATTGATCTGGTAAAAGGCTGCAAACTGATTCGTTGACGGAACCTGTGTCTCCTCAGGCAGTCGTGCTTCGATGATGTCGTCTTCGATTTTGTCGGCAATTTGCATGAATATCGGTCTGCTGTCATCAATCTGAAATGCCATTTACCTCACCAACTTTCGTTTATAACCTTCATTGCATCATTGGTTAATTACTCATGTAATTAACCATATAAGAGACGAAGCCCCTTGTCAATGGGTTGTCGGAATATATTTACAAAAATCAAGCAAACACAAGACTTTTGTCCTAAACAAATAGTCCTTACCTTCCGATAAAGTATAGGCGCAATCCAGCGTTGCCCACTACAGATAAAGAGAAGAAGGAGCTTGAGAGGAACATGAAAAGAATCATTGCAATCGTTGTACTAGCCATGCTGACGGTAATAACGCCGCTGTATGCCGCATCCGCCGCCAAGAATTTGGCTTACGTGGACAAAAACGGCCAGTCCTATATTTCGGTCGGGGTCCTCAAGACCTATGATGGTGTAAAAGTGGCGTATACAGCCGCTGAAAAAAAACTCCATATTACTCGCGAAGATACTGCTCTCACCCTATACCTGGGCAGTCGGAATGCATACGTAAATGGCAAGAAGGTTCAGTCTAAAGCAATTCCGTTCTCCGAAAACGGCTCTACCTATGTACCCCTGCAATTTGTCAGTCAACATCTGGGCTTAAAGCTATCCTGGGGCCATAATAGATCCACCCTGAAAATTACGGACGGGAATGTAGCACACACGCTTCCTGTTCTATCTGGAACATTCATATCCAGCCAAACCAAGCCCGTGACGTCGACTAGAAAAACCTTTAAGGTTGGCTCCCGTTCCTTCAGCGCACAGGTGGTCACCGTTTCACTTCTCCATCCGAAGGTGGAACTGGACGTTGTTCTGGCAGGCAATAAAGCAGGGAAAGTCGAGGATTTGCGCAGTATAGCCAAGCGCAGCAAAGCCGTAGTAGCTATTAACGGCACATTCTTTGATGCCTACACTTCCGGTGCATACAAAGCGCCTTACGGCTATTTGGTCAGCAAAGGCAATATTTTGCACAAGGCCTCGGGGGATAATCGAACGATCTTCGCCTATGACAACAACAGTCTGGCCGCCATGATTCCAGGACTTGATTTCAAATCCGTATATGATGCCGGACATATGGAAGGAGCCCTTCAAGCTGGCCCGCGTCTGCTGACTGACGGCAAGGTGACCCTGGACGTCAAGAAGGAAGGCTTCAAAGATCCGAAGATTCTAACAGGCGGCGGCGCACGGAGCGCTTTAGGTATCACGAAGGATCATAAACTGATCATGTTAACGACTGGCGGAGCAACCATTCCACAACTTGCGGAAATCATGAGGCAAGCCGGGGCATACCAAGCGATGAACCTGGATGGCGGTGCCTCCAGCGGCTTGTATTATAATGGATCGTACTTAACGACGCCTGGGCGGCAGATTAGTAATGCCATTGTCGTAAAATATAAATAGTTACCTCCTCTCCCCTGTTTATCCGGTTCTTCTACCGGCTGATCAGGGGTTTTCTTTATAAGCAGCACTACCTCCGCTTCGAGCTGCATATGCTGATCAAGAAAATGTTTCACCATGAGCACCTATTGTGTAAATATATAGCAAACTGTCTTTTGTGAACGATTCGTAGGCTGTGGTTCATTCAGCGGGGGGTGGATTCCATTACATCGTCTATTGCGGTCATACGGACGAAAATCAGGGACACGATCGAGGGGATATATCGGGTTTGGAGGGAATGGATTGGGAAATACCCTTTCATTGCCAAGGTGTATCACTTATTTTCCTGGCTTTCCCTACTTGTACTCGTTATTAGTCTGGTGCTGATCGAAGAATCACGGACCATGCTAGTTCAATATTTATGGTCTTTCTACGTATTGCTGCAATTTTGGCTGCTAAGCCGAAGCAAAACCGTTGCCTGGAAACAGGTCAGCTTGTTTGTTCTCTCAGGGGTTCTTATGGTCATTCCCTTGACCAATGGGACCATGCAGGGACTTCATTTGATTTTTGGAGGACGGACTACCGATACATGGTCATTTGCCGTCATGACCCCGGTTGTTGAGGAAATTTACAAGCTATTGCCGCTGGGACTGTATTTGTTTTTTTCAAGAAGAGCCACGACGTTAAGCCTTAGCGATTATGTATTGTTAGGGGCTGCTCCCGGCATTGGCTTTCAATTTATGGAGGAGCTGTCGAGGCGCCTGGTCCAAAGCAATTACGGGGTGTCGTTTCTCGGCGGCAAAACGCTGCATTGGGAGTTCTTCGATTTATTTCCGGGCTACTTCGAGGAAAGTTTTATTCCGACCATGATGAATGTTACGCATCCTGTACATAGTGCCATGATCGCCCTTGGAATCGGCATCGCTTTCCGGTACGCCAAGCGTCTCTCTCGCTGGACCTATGCTTTTCCGACTGTCCTTCTCCTCTGGGCGATCCTGAACCATGCGGCCTGGAATGGGCAGAATCGGCTGCCGGAGTGGATACTGACTCTTCATGAGTGGACCGGTGAAGGCTACCGAACCGAAGGCTTCTTCCTGCTCCTGCTGGTTGCAGGTTTGTTCATCGACTACTTCGATTTGCATCGAATCCGTGACCGTCTCCCGGTTCTGAAGGGTGAGGGCCTTATCAATCCATTAACGGAGTGTTGGCAGATGGCGCGGGCTCTCTTAACAGACCGGAAACGCCTAGGTTACCTGATGGCATTCTACCGAGAACGGCGCGAGCTCGGATATTCGTTATTATATGGCAATCTTGAAGCAGCAAACCAAAGGGATCAGATTCAGGAGAAGGTTAGACAGTATACTGCCGTTCTGGGAGCTATCGGCATCCTCATGCTTGCTGCAGGGCTTCTCTCCGCTATCGGCACTTCGATGATTGCTGCTGACTCCTCCTGTTTCGCATGCTTGTTCGACTCACTCCAGAACTGGTGGGACCGGCTTAGCGGCTGGGAGCAAGCGGGTATCATACTGGGAGCCTTTGCCCTTTCGCTGCTGTTTGTCAGCTTCTGGCCTGCTCTTGGCATTGCCTTGACCGGTGCAGGCATTGCGGGTGGCGGACACGAGATTGCCGGATACATCCGCGACCCGAAAAAGCTGCTGTCCCCACAAAATGCGGCAGCTGCCGTGTTAGCCGTCATCCTCAGCCGCATTCCGATAGGTAAAGGGGTATCTTGGCTGTCCAATAAGCTGGGTCCCACTGCGAGAAGGTGGCTGGATACGCTTTCCGAGAAGCTAGGTTTGAAAACGCGCAATGAGCCGGATGTTCCCACTGGCGGAACTCGGGATCCGAAGCCGGACACTACGAATGAACAGCCGGAAGAGGCTCCGAGGAAGCCGGAGGAAGATAAGCCTGACAACGAAAAGCCGGATGAAAATAAGCCGAATGATAAACCGGATGAAGAAAAACCTGACGAAACGGAAGGAACCCCGCAAGAGGTACCGAGATATTCCGGAGAGCTGCAGAAGGTTAACAAGCCGGATGCTGCCGCGGATGCGCTTGCGGAGCGACTTGGCGGCGAATCGAGAATGAAGTTTGATTCCGACCCGATCGGCAGGGAATTCGACGCCATTAGCGATGAGTATGTTGCCCAGACCAAGCCTGCCCTGCAGCAGGTTAACAAAAAGGTCCGCGATCAAATGAAAGCGACCTTCGAAGCTGCGGAGCAGACCGGCAGAAAGGTCTATTATCATTTTGAAGGGGAGCCAGCCCAATCGGTTATTGACAAATTACATGAATACAGCCAAAGATATGGAATAGAAGTCCACATTGATACCGATCCATTATAACGACAAGGAGTGAGCATTCATGTATGAATTTCACGGCTGGGCTGCCATTCAGGAGAATCCTGCGGAGGCGGATGCCGGGCAGCTCGACATGATCATTCAGAAAATACAGCTTAAGATAACCGAATTTGCTTGGGGAAGCGGCTTGTTATCCTTAAATGCGGCTAACGGCTCCTATTACCTTCATGTCGGAGGTTTTACGAACCGCAAGGGAGCCGAGGCTGCCGAGATCGTTGCGCTGTACCAATTGATCGGCGAAATCGCGCCCGGTTCATACGGTCTTCTGTATACCAGAGACGATGAGAATCTGGAAGGCTATGATAACGAATTCCGGGTTCAGGTGCTGGCACGCGGGCAGTTGAAGGAACAAAGCGATCCATTTCTCTCCCCTTGCGTCCCGGTGATCGAAGACGAAGTCGATTAATGACATGATAACTAAAGTTAGATAATAAAAGAAATCCCGTTACTCGCTACGTCATGATGTTCTCATGGATGGCGGGTTACGGGATTTATGGTTTATCTGGATATGGATCATCTATTCAATGATGTAACTACATACTCTTTGCACAAATAGATTGTGATTGCCACTGTGACTTAAGCTCGTCCGTTCAATTCTTCCATCGTTGCCTGTATGATGATCCGCAGGCCATTCAACATCGTTTCATGGGATAAAGTCGGCAAGGACGGCTTCTCCACGGCCATCTCCGTCGATGCCGGAAAATGTACAAAACCGCCAATGGCAGACTTTTGCTTTAGGCGAATATCGTTCAAAATCGCATACATCGTATTATTGCAAATATACGTTCCGGCTGTATTAGATACCGCAGCTGGAATTCCCGCTTCCTTCAGCCTGTTGACCATCAAACGGATGGGAAGGGTTGAAAACAGTCCGTCCGGTCCATCGGCGTCTATCGGCTCATCTTGAGGTCTTGCCCCCGATTATCCGAAATCGTCGATTCCGGCGGTATGTCCTTGATATTGATGGCGATGCGTTCCGGTGTAATGGCGGTCCGCCCACCCGCTACGCCGCAGGCAATGACCGCATCGGGCTCGTATGCCTTCATCTCTTGCAGCAGAATCTCCGCACACTCATCGTAATGTACGGGAAGAAGCAGCGTTCTGATCTCTGCACCGGGGAAGGAATCGTGCTTGATGTCCTCAACCAGTCTCTCCGTTGGATTAACTGAGCTGCCGCCAAAAGGTTCAAAGCCTGAAATTAATATTTTTAGCATGTATCATATCTCCTGTACTCGTTTATGTAAACTGCCGGGTCACGAAAATCGTACTAGCTTTTATTATAGCAGTGCTTGAACGCTTACGCCTTCAGCTTCAAGCCGTGATCGCAAGGCGCTCGCGAATAGCGTTGCATGCGGTCCATCTCCATGAATGCAGACGGTATCTGCCGCAATGGGGATCACCTTGCCGCTCAGGGTAACTACCACTTTGTTTTTCACCATTCGGACTACTTGCGTGACCGCAGCACCGGGATCGGTTATGATGGCATCCGGCAGATGTCTCGGCGTGAGTGTGCCGTCATCCTGGTAGGTACGATCCGCAAACACTTCACTTGCTGTGCGAAGCCCTGCCTTCTCCCCCGCTGCGATTAACTCGCTGCCTGCCAACCCATACAGAATGAGTGTTGGATCGATATCCTTGATTGCCGATGCAATCGCATCCGCAAGGGCTCTGGATGTCGCT
This Paenibacillus sp. JZ16 DNA region includes the following protein-coding sequences:
- a CDS encoding ABC transporter ATP-binding protein; its protein translation is MSQTVIEVKNLSKKYKDTMAVDNVSFTVEANKIYGLLGRNGAGKTTIMQMITAQLFATQGEIRVFGEHPYENLKVIQQVCFIKEGQKYPDLFTVRDVMETAASVYPNWDAEYAKELIEVFRLPMKRLVKRLSRGMLSSVGIIVGLASRAPITIFDEPYLGLDAVARELFYDQLIEDYTDHPRTIILSTHLIDEVSRLLEHIIVIDGGKILLDDATDDLRGRAYTIVGPSGMVESFIQGQEVIHRESFASMLSVTLMGSASTKLKKEAEELGLETAPVSLQQLIVYLTKREKVGGQL
- a CDS encoding GntR family transcriptional regulator, with the translated sequence MAFQIDDSRPIFMQIADKIEDDIIEARLPEETQVPSTNQFAAFYQINPATAAKGVNLLVDQGILYKKRGIGMFVASGARELLMEKRKTEFYEQYVVAMVKEAAKLGITKDQLSEMIRRGEQD
- a CDS encoding phosphodiester glycosidase family protein gives rise to the protein MKRIIAIVVLAMLTVITPLYAASAAKNLAYVDKNGQSYISVGVLKTYDGVKVAYTAAEKKLHITREDTALTLYLGSRNAYVNGKKVQSKAIPFSENGSTYVPLQFVSQHLGLKLSWGHNRSTLKITDGNVAHTLPVLSGTFISSQTKPVTSTRKTFKVGSRSFSAQVVTVSLLHPKVELDVVLAGNKAGKVEDLRSIAKRSKAVVAINGTFFDAYTSGAYKAPYGYLVSKGNILHKASGDNRTIFAYDNNSLAAMIPGLDFKSVYDAGHMEGALQAGPRLLTDGKVTLDVKKEGFKDPKILTGGGARSALGITKDHKLIMLTTGGATIPQLAEIMRQAGAYQAMNLDGGASSGLYYNGSYLTTPGRQISNAIVVKYK
- a CDS encoding restriction endonuclease fold toxin, coding for MYHLFSWLSLLVLVISLVLIEESRTMLVQYLWSFYVLLQFWLLSRSKTVAWKQVSLFVLSGVLMVIPLTNGTMQGLHLIFGGRTTDTWSFAVMTPVVEEIYKLLPLGLYLFFSRRATTLSLSDYVLLGAAPGIGFQFMEELSRRLVQSNYGVSFLGGKTLHWEFFDLFPGYFEESFIPTMMNVTHPVHSAMIALGIGIAFRYAKRLSRWTYAFPTVLLLWAILNHAAWNGQNRLPEWILTLHEWTGEGYRTEGFFLLLLVAGLFIDYFDLHRIRDRLPVLKGEGLINPLTECWQMARALLTDRKRLGYLMAFYRERRELGYSLLYGNLEAANQRDQIQEKVRQYTAVLGAIGILMLAAGLLSAIGTSMIAADSSCFACLFDSLQNWWDRLSGWEQAGIILGAFALSLLFVSFWPALGIALTGAGIAGGGHEIAGYIRDPKKLLSPQNAAAAVLAVILSRIPIGKGVSWLSNKLGPTARRWLDTLSEKLGLKTRNEPDVPTGGTRDPKPDTTNEQPEEAPRKPEEDKPDNEKPDENKPNDKPDEEKPDETEGTPQEVPRYSGELQKVNKPDAAADALAERLGGESRMKFDSDPIGREFDAISDEYVAQTKPALQQVNKKVRDQMKATFEAAEQTGRKVYYHFEGEPAQSVIDKLHEYSQRYGIEVHIDTDPL
- a CDS encoding immunity 7 family protein codes for the protein MYEFHGWAAIQENPAEADAGQLDMIIQKIQLKITEFAWGSGLLSLNAANGSYYLHVGGFTNRKGAEAAEIVALYQLIGEIAPGSYGLLYTRDDENLEGYDNEFRVQVLARGQLKEQSDPFLSPCVPVIEDEVD
- a CDS encoding LamB/YcsF family protein, which produces MVRVDLNCDMGESYGAYRLGNDTELLRSITSANIACGFHAGDPAVMRATVRQAIESGAAIGAHPGLPDLAGFGRRRMEITPAEAYDMVTYQIGALMAFAIQEGSGLQHVKPHGALYNMAATSRALADAIASAIKDIDPTLILYGLAGSELIAAGEKAGLRTASEVFADRTYQDDGTLTPRHLPDAIITDPGAAVTQVVRMVKNKVVVTLSGKVIPIAADTVCIHGDGPHATLFASALRSRLEAEGVSVQALL